tttagaaggCAAATAACCATGGTTTTTAAAACTGTACCAGATCGGCCGGTGTGACCGGTTTGATTGTCGGTCGATTAGGGTTCCGGTTTGATCCAACCCAATTGGACCGAAAAGTAATCAAACTGGAATCAGATCGTTTGAACCAATGGTCCAACTGACCAACCGGTCGATTCCCTTCGGATCAGCAGctcattttccttctctttccccATGTGGCTGGTATCTCCATTGTCGCCTGGAGCATCATCCCACCGGCATCACCCCACGACATTGGGAACCCCACCCCCCAAAACACCGCAAATCCCACCATCCCATCAGCAACACCCTCTAGCACTGGGAGCCCCGCCCCACATTCCCCCACTGTGCTATGAAAAGCCCTCCCATTTCGCCCCAAAAAAGTTGCAAATCTCGTCGTCCCATCAACAGCACCCCCCAGCCCTGGAACCCCCCTCCCCGAGCCACGCTATAAAGCCCTGTCACCTCCTACCCCTGACGACGCATTGGAAAGCTTCCCCCCTCCCCATGGCAAAGAGCCCTCCCATAAAGAAATATGAAACTTCCCATTCTTGAGCTAAAACATTTGTGATGATCCACCTGCATGCATCCTTCCCTTTGGGCTCTTAATGGGAAGTCGGGCCTTTCCACttttttgtttcataatttCTTTCATGGGCCTCCTCTTGACTTCTCTTAacttgtttatgttgatgatgtgTGTTGAtaagtttaatatttaatttttttatttttattttatttattgtacattgaaattttaatttattgaaattattaaaaatattagattgATTGATATTtacaagtaaaaaattttgtgaaaaaactcaataaatataataaataatatcaaaatttagatataatttattatttttatataaaatatatatttatgaccgTAAATTGATCGCCAGTTCGACCAATGAATCGTGAACCGATAATTTTTCCGGTTCGATGACTTGTATGGTTACGAAAACATTGCAAATaacaacaatgaaaaaaaagaaaaaatatttatgaaacaGATCTCATGATCTCATATGTGGAGCTCAGTgtgtatatataaatacatatgtGAGTCATTACCGATAAGTTATGAGCCAAAAAAACCGAAAACTTGGCCGGACCGACATATAGATCCGATTCGCTCCGATATTTCGCTAGAAACAGTGGCAACTCCTCATCTCTCCCTTTCTAGTTCTCTATCCTGCTGCGTGTGATATACACAGACGAGAAAACATCTGCCTCTGGTTTCTGTGTTTTCGAGCTCCGTCTAGGGTTTCACCGGGTCCCAAATTCTCTCTCTTATATCTCTTCTCGAAACCCTAGCTCCCCCGATTGCGTCCTCTCATGGATTCCTCCGGTTCTCGCGGCTTCGATGTCTTTGAAATTTACAGAAGCTACTGCGgtaacctttctttctttttatttcttttttatttttatttttttgtgcttcgaattttcttgcttttttaataatttttttgatgtGTGGGTGGGGTTTCCGTGATTTTCTCGATGAGTGTTTCTTTGAGGATCTCCAGTTCTTGGTTAGTTTGTGGTGTTTGTTTGATCGATTTGGACGGTGATTTTTGAATTTCGGTGTGTGGAGGAGtgggatttttatttatttatttattttgggtgtGTTTTGATGTGTGGAGAAGAGGTTTTAGGGAAACtattaagactttttttttttttgcatttgatgATTTGGGCATTTTTGGTTGCTGATAGAACTGAAAAGAGGAGAGGAAGAAAACGGAAGCAACTTGGAGTGCCTTTGCTTTTTCTTTAAATGttctttctctttttggttGTTGCATGAAGtgaaaaactcatttttattgcGTTTCGTAGATTGTATGGTTCAGGGCATCAGCCATGGAATTCAGTGAATCAGTTCTCGAATTTCATCAAAGATTTGGAAGGGGATGGATTGTAGTTCAATTTTGGTGGTTAAGTTTGATTTTTctgtttcccttttcttttcatttttagcaGCTATTTGCAGTGTTAGGACTAAGGTTTATATGAAACTGCAAGACACATGGATGGTATCGACTTTTGATTCTATCTGCCAAGGTTTTGTAATATCCCGGTTACTCAAATGCAGGGGACCCTTTTGTtactcctaaaaaaaaaaaaattaaatcctcaGTTGATTTAGAGAGCACTAGTTAGAATCTTCAAGCTCAATCATGCTTCAATAACTTTTCTCCCCCACCACACCCTGCGCAGCCGCACCCACCCCCAACCCCactttataaatgtttttatttatttatgctcaCATGTATATGACTATTCTGTTTTTTGGTTTGAATACTGGATTCTATTTGGTGAGATGCATTGACCTTATTAAGTTACTTAGCTTGTCGATGAAATCAAGATTTTCCTTAAAGACATTGTTTGATTTGTGATTAGACCAATGAAGAAAGATGATTTGATTATGAACTCTTTCTTTCAGACATTATATCAGGAAATGCATACATATGTGTGGAGGAAGGCTGCCAAGGGGATGAGGAGTTGCAAAGGGCTAAGTTCTTAAGGGAGGGATTGgctcaacttttaaaattggTGGAATCAAGGGTTTATACAGGGTATCGTCTCTTTGAGCCATATATGCgatatcttgaaattttgaagtaCAACTAAGGCAGGAGGAGGCTAATTGAGCCCAAACCTGATGTTTTTACAATGTGCATGTAGCTTAATTTGGTGACATGAGTTAAAAGTTGGTTTTAGGAGCTTTGCAGTTGATGTGAGTTTATATCCGTAGTCATATAATAGATAAAAGTCTAGATTAATATGACcctgtttgataattgtttttgaaaatagttatgaaaaatagtttttgaaaactattttttaatgttttgtggaacaaaagtctgtttaaCAACTTGGAATATTGTtaacctgtttttaatattcttaaatatattttaaaaataattttatatttgttgctttatttttaattattctacatgtttgtataattattttttaaaacaatcctaaaaaaacaagtgaaaacaactaaaagatgttatttgaaaatactttgttatctgttcttaagaatagaaaacaaaaaataattttttggttatcaaacatgtttttcattttttttttccttccggagaacaaaaaactgttctaaaaacAGTTGCTAAAGACCCTATCATTCTGCAAATTTTATGTGGAAAGAGTGGGATCTCTAGTTACTTGGAGGACCTAGGTTGGTTGAGAGAAAAGGCTGGAGTTTGAAAGGCTGTCTTGCATCTTAGCTGTTTTTCTGAATCTCAATTCCTTTGTTATTGAGCTAGAAGTTGATTGCATTGTTGAACATCTTTTCTGTTATTCCCAGATATAtgaaaatatggtattttctATGGCAGGGTTTCAATTTTCGATGAACTTCTAAGGCTCATGTTACGCCTAGACTTGACGGtgagataaattttattttgaagattcACATTCcgtattttctctcatttttattttgtgtttgaaTGAGCATTGTCACTGTTAATTGAAGTGTATCCACTTTTACGTGCAGTTGCTTTGTTGATTGTATCCTCTTATTTTTGTGATCAGCATATTAGAGATTCTATGTTAGCTGTTTTTTCTCAAGCATTCTTTCTAATCTTGTatgcttttgttttctcttttgtagGTGGACTTCTCTGAATTCTCACGCTTCTATGATTTCGTCTTCTTTATGTGCCGTGAAAATAGTCAAAAGAACATCAGTAAGTAATCTTATCAAACCAATGTAGACATCAAATTGAAATCTCTCTCTTTCAATACAGGCATAGAGCATGTGCTTAGCATGCTTACACACACGGGTTAacatttcctttttaaattattgtcaGCTGTAAGCAGGGCCATTACTGCCTGGAGAATAGCTTTAGCAGGAAGGTTTCGACTGCTTAATCAGTGGTGTGACTTTGTTGAGGTACTACTGTTCATGCTTTATCTTGTAAAAGTGGGTGATGCTGTATATCAGTTTAAATATATGTAGCTCTTGTTTCTGTTAAAGATGATTAAAACCAAGaagtctaaattttatttttcaaacagtTCTTGCAGAGTTTCATTAGGGAAGCGATTTCTTGCTCTTATTCTTTTCCTACCAATCACTAATCCATCATTGTAGGGTCTTAGTTATACAATAACAAACTTGTAACTCTGCTTGGTTCTTCTTGTATACATTGTTATAATTTTGGATGATATCTTAATAATGTTGATTTATGTATGAGTGAGATAACTAAAATAGAAGCTTTTGCATGACATAACAATTCAGTACTAAAATAGAAGCTCTTGTAGATTATTCCTTCTGTATCATTAACAAGAGCCTGCATCTTCTTTTATAGATCTCATTCCTGACAGGAGAATAACATTCTCAGGATGAAAGATTTTCAGCGTCAGGAGTCTTGTGCCTGGTCTTGACAAATATCATAATCAAAGAAGTGCTtgaagatattattttattctttgggttcttttttaatcaagaaTGGAGACATTTTTTTTCTGTTGTTCTGATAACCAATGGATGTGTGGAGGATTTTAAGAATCTGATGAATCATGGGTGGCATTGAGTTTAGGTTTTAGGAGAGCTGGTAAGATTGTAGATTGGACCTTCCAATATAGGTCTGATCTTCCTATGCTATAGGTTGTGCAAGAAGGTTTTGGTTTTCTGTGAAGGTAGATTTATGATTTTGTCTCTTTTTGCAGTTCTTGTCAAGCAAGAAACTAAAGTCGGTTTCAAGAAACTAGGGCCTTTTATGCAGGCAATCTCCTCACTTGTGTTGTTTGTGTTAGTAGTGGACATCCTTAGTAGAAtgctttgttgattggttgagtTCCAAGTAAGGAGAGGAAGCTTGTTTTTTGTTCGATTGGTTGAGCTCCAAGTGAGGAGAGGAAgcttgttttttgttctctcttttGTTGGATAGCCTATTGACACAttgtatacattgtgtgtaCTTCGGTGTGCCATTTCTAAGGCACTGttaatatattctcttttattgcctatcaaaaaagtaaaaataaaaataaaaataaagaaaaagaaaaatcctttGTAGAATGCTTCGAAAGGCTCAAAGTTAGGGATTAGATGTAGTGCTTTCGGTCTGAAGGAGCTATCTCTTTGTGGACAATTGTTCTATGGCCAAGCATATGATCAGATTgatacttttattttcttccttttatttgaagtgttttcaaattaaaaaatcaatcttGCAGAGTTGATTCTGGTAATTGTTGATGTCAGCAGTTCAGTCTTGGCTCTTTTAATGAGTCCTGAGTTGTGCAACGAACAGGAATGGAAAGAACCTGGATTTTTCAGGTAAACTCACCCAGCTTGAATCCACCTGGCTCTGCATGGGGTGGGATGGGGTAACTATAAGTGAATAGGGGTTGTGATATGAATTATGGTGTAAACCATACTTGGTTTAATTAGGAGTTAGGATTTGGGTCTCCTTAGCACAAACCCTATGACACAAGGCCTTTGACCAGGCTTGTTCAGGTAAACCCACCCAGCTTGAATCCACCCGACTCTTCATGGGCCGGGATGGGCCAAGTATAAATGGGTAGGAATTGTGATATGATTTCTGATGTAAACCATATTGGATTCAATTATGAGCTAGGATTTGGAGTCTCCTTGGTACAAACCCCAATGACACAAGGCCTtcttcaaaattgatatatGAACTTTTggtcacattttttatttaatttttttaatttttatttgttcctCTAATGGGGTCTCCTTGTTGTAACCATACTTTTGTAATATACAGAAGTGATGCACTGTTTGGTTCCTTAATCATCTAGATAGTGACTCATATGGCATGCCATTCTTTATGTCAATTTGGAAAGTTCTATGAGTTTGATCTATCATTGTTTCTTTTGTTGAGCCTATAAATTTGATGTTTGAATGGGAAGGGTTTAGCCTCTAAGTTCTCGTATTGTATTCctctattttattcttttaatttatttaaggcAACTAATCATTGGATTCTTCTTAGAAAAATCAGCGACATAATATCTCTGAAGATACTTGGCGGCAAGTTCTAGCCTTCAGCCGTTGTGTACATGAAAACCTTGAAGGCTATGATCCAGAAGGTATTAATTTCTCCAAATATGTGTTGTTACTTCCATCACAAGCATGTAGTTGCAATGAATATTTAATCTTCCATAGTATacattttattgtatttatccTAGTCATTGAGTTTGGCAtggataattttgttttattatcaaATGCGTAATCACATTGTCATGGTATTTGTTGTTCAGTtattgatgtttgatttttattgtgGGGATCACTTGGATTAGTGGGTATTAGGAATAAGATATTATCAATGAgcaaaaattgtaaaaatgaaAGCAAACATTATAAAGTTTTGAAACTCAATCTGTGTTTTAACAGCCTTCTGGGGACTTAACCAACAGGCTAGTTGACCCCTTCAGGTTCATGATAGGAAGAGGCTGCCTGGATAAAAATTTTGGCATCTTTCAGATGTAACATGCAAGTCTTAGCTGTCTCTCTAATGCTTGTTAATTTTGATTCTATTGCAGGTGCTTGGCCTGTTTtaattgatgattttgttgaGCACATGTACAGGTTTGATTTGCTTCCCTGGAATTACTTTTCATGGAATCTTCTAGATATTTCTTTATCATcgttattaataatattattacttttcATCTGAAACTTTTTATCAGCCGTTTCATTTGAAATTCAATCAGAAATTCTCTTCAAATTGGAATTGTTCAACTAGTTGGCACTGACATTGGTAAAAAAGGATGATGGTACTTGGGTATGTTGTATCTACAGTTGTATGATGAACCAGAATCTATAATAATTGTTTATTTGTGAGAGGGCTTGTTGAATGTTATTCATGAAATTGCCTTGAAGGTAATTGAATGTGTCTTCTTGCCAAACTTGATAGGGGATTTTGATCTTGAAGGCTATAGGTGTATTGAATTTTGTTGGAAAAAATATGTGTACTAGTTGTCCTCATGTTGTCTGGTGTTTCTCAGCACATCCCTCATCTTTCCCTTGTGGGATGGGCTGTATGAAGAGAAAGCATTAAATAGGCAGAGGTACCAAACATCTGAAATACAATCTTAATTGTTATCAATCTGTCTCCATTCTGGTGGTTAAACAGTTCTAGAATATGGTTCGTAAAACAGATAAGATGTTcgcaaaaaaatttaaaattaaatttctttctgTTAAAGAACCTGGAATTATTAGAATTCCTTTCTTAGTGGTTTAACATGAGTCACCACATTTTCTTTTGACTACAATGATTTTGAAGTCATGATTGGATTCTGAAACAGGACTGCCTTTTGAGCATGCATGAACTTCCTTGTTTTGAAGATCATCAAGGGTTCAGAGTAtagattattaaaaaacatgGAGTGGCTTGATGTGATTTGTAGAGTTGGGAGGCGCATAAGAGTAGTGAAGGGTCTGAATTCCTAATTCCTGGTGTTTGCCCATCTCCTAGGAGAAATGAAGTTTGGCCCccttctctatttttattttatttctgcAGGAATGCTGGGAGGTTGGAGTGCATGGAAAAAGAGAAAGTGCATAGGTTTTCATGTAGGGGTTGTTTTTAAGAGTTGATTGGAATGGGAATTGTATTTCCATTGAACATAACCTGACATCAGATTATTgccttaaaaaaagaaaaagaaaaagaaaaagaaaaatcctgaTTAGAT
Above is a genomic segment from Vitis riparia cultivar Riparia Gloire de Montpellier isolate 1030 chromosome 14, EGFV_Vit.rip_1.0, whole genome shotgun sequence containing:
- the LOC117931243 gene encoding uncharacterized protein LOC117931243, producing MDSSGSRGFDVFEIYRSYCDIISGNAYICVEEGCQGDEELQRAKFLREGLAQLLKLVESRVYTGVSIFDELLRLMLRLDLTVDFSEFSRFYDFVFFMCRENSQKNITVSRAITAWRIALAGRFRLLNQWCDFVEKNQRHNISEDTWRQVLAFSRCVHENLEGYDPEGAWPVLIDDFVEHMYRIAGSDDNAKFFCNCGDSEGQSCEYDDSLPGLKFYPGLKRKLHEDSQRHELVLSDTRFRDSIDLNDKLNSKRSKQSLIAGRSVYSENPPGAATDDCMEIVKHSPLSSSKSPCAVEGCLSKGFAGLFSTPSCLHFDRERRVSYI